Genomic DNA from Deinococcus sonorensis KR-87:
CTGACCGACTGGATGCACCTTCAGCGGGAGCGGCTGTTGCAGCTGTCCCTGCGACAGCTGCACGCGCTGAGGGCCGCGGCGGAACAGCAGGGCGAGCTGGCACAGGCGCTTGGCCATGCCGAGCGGATCCTCGCGCTCGACGACCTGAGTGAGGACGCGCACCGCCACGTGATGCGGCTGGCGTACCTGACGGGAGACCGGGGTGCGGCGCTCGCCACCTACCGGGCGTGCGCCGCGCGCCTGGAGCGGGACCTGGGGGTGGCGCCAATGCCGGACACCGTGCGGCTGGCCGAGGACATCACGCGGGGCGAAGGGCCGTTGCGGCCGGCAGGGCGCGTGTCCTCCGGCATTCCACTCGCAGTGCAGCGCCCTCCGGTCCTGGTGGGGCGGGAGCGTGAGTGGCGGCGGATGGAAGAGGCGCGGGCGCGCGGGCACGTGATTTTCCTGGCGGGTGAGGCGGGCACCGGAAAAACCAGACTCGCGGAGGAATTCGCCGCGAGGCACGGCCCGTACCTGCGGCTCGAGGGTCGGCCGGGGGATCAACAGGAACTGTACGCTTCGGCGGTCCGGCTGCTGCGGCGGCACCTGGCGCAGCGCGCGTACGTCCCCCCCTCGGAATGGGAACGGCTGGCCCTGGCGCATCTGCTGCCGGAGTTCGGGGCGGCGCCGCCCGAGTCGTGGCATGTCCTGCACTTCCAGCAGGCGATCCTGCACCTGGTGCGCGAAACCAGCCGCGACGTGCGGACGCTCATCACGGACGACCTGCAGCATTACGATCAGGCGTCGTTCGAACTGGGTGGGTTCCTGCTGGCCTCAGGGTTCCCGTTGGGTCAGCCGGGGGGACTGCCGCACTTTGTGGACACCTACCGCACCGGTGAACTCCCGCCGGCCATCGAGGCCGCCATCCAGGCGCTGGTGAACGCGGACCTGGCCACGGTGATCACCGTGGGCGCGCTGGATGAGGCTGCCGCGGACCGCTTGATGGACACGCTGGGCGTGCCGGACCACGCGGGGTGGCGGCGGCGGGTGTGGCGGCACGCGGGTGGCAATCTGGTGTTTCTGCTGGAGACCATCAAGTTCCTGCTGGAGTCGGGCGCGCTGGACCAGGCCCTTCCGGAGGACCTGCCGCTGCCGGCCCGCGTTCAACAGACCATCAGCGCCCGGCTGAGCCGGCTCTCCGCCCCGGCCCTGCAGGTGGCGCGCGCCGCGGCCACGCTGCAGCGTGATTTCACGCTGGACCTGCTGGCGGAGGTGCTGCAGGCGCCGGTGTTGGAGGTCGCCGAGCGGTGGGCGGAACTGGAACGCGCCCAGGTGGTGCTGGGTGAGCAGTTTCCCTCCGGGTTGATCGCGCAGACCATCACGCACGACACCCCGGACGTGGTGCGCAAGGTGCTGCACCGCAATGCAGCGCGCGCGCTGGAGCGGCACCAGGCGGACCCAGGGCTGATCGCCTGGCACTGGCGGGCCGGGGAGCAGGACCGGCAGGCCGCGCCGTGGTTCATGCGGGCCGGCGCGGCGGCCCTGCGCAAGGCGCGGCTGCTGGAGGCCCGCGGCGCCTTTGAGGACGCGCAGCGGGCGTTTGAGCGGAGTGGCGACGAGGCCGGCGCGCGGGACGCCGCGCTGGCCTGCATGGCCCTGGACGAGACGCGCGCAGCGCCATGAGCGGCCGCGTCGGGGGAGCGGCGGACCACGGGGGTGACGGCGCCCGCCTGGGCCCCGAGGGAGGGCTAGGGTCCAGGTCTCCCAGCCCGCTGCCATGCTCTCGCGGCGTTCCGGATCAATCGCGCACTTCGACGTACAGGATCAGCCGTGTGGAGTTCCAGCCGTAAATGAAGTCCCCGGTGTAGCTCGGGCCCCACGGTGGCGTTTCGGCGCCGCTGGCGCGCTTGCGGATCTCGAGGGGCCGTCCGTCCTGCGTGGCGGTCACCCGGTAGGTGCCGTACATCACGTTGGGCACGATCCAGCCGGAACCGGACCGGATGGGCTTCACGGTCCTGGCCGTCCCGGTCGTTCCGTCGGCCAGCAGCCCGACCGGTTCGAGCGTCAGCCTCACCTTCGACTCGTCAATGTCGTACTCGCCGACCGGCTGGGTCACACTGACGATGCCGAGGTTCCCGTAGGGGTCGCTGTCCGTGATGTCCTGGGGACGCATCACGAAGTCACGGACGCCGCCTTCGGGGCCGGCGACGTCCGCCGGATTGGTCGGGACCAGCGGCACGTGAATGCTCTGGCCCTTGTAGCTGAAGTTCGCGTTCGCCGTCACGCGCCACGTGGTCGGAATGGCCTTGATGTTGATCCGGTACGCGCCGTTCACGTCCGTGACGGCGCTCAGGTTGCTGTCGTACAGCAACTGGTTGTCCGCCCAGACGTCCACGTCCGGGATGGGGCGGCCTTCGCTGTTGCGGACGTGGCCGGTGATCCATCCCTTTTCCCCCGGGACGGTGTTCGCCGGCCGGACCGTCACGCGGACCGCGGCACTGGTGGTGGCCTGGCCGGCCGTGTCCCGGGCGGTGGCCGTGTAGGTGAAGGTGCCGCCCGGCGTGGTCGCGGGGAAGTCCTCGGAGGCGGTGAAGGGAGCGGCGGTGTCGGCCGTGTACAGCTGACCATTCTTGTAGAAGTCGACCTGGGTGACGCGCGTCTCGCCATCGACCGTGGCCTCGAGGGCCAGGGGCCCTGGGGCCGTCAGGGTGGAGGGGGTGGCGACCAGGCGGACGCCTGGGGACTTCGTCTCGTGGGGTCCAGGGGTGGCGGTGCAACTGGCCAGCAGGCCCAGGCTCAGCAGCGACAGGTTCCAGATGGGGTGTCGGTTCATGTGTGTGCTCCTCCAAGGGCCCAGGGCGCCTTGATGCTCGGAGCGTAGCCGCATGGCCATGATGAGCAGATGGTCGCCAGGCGGGCGCCGACAGCGGGAGCGGGACGGCCGGAGCGTGGCCGCGGCCCGCCCCCGCCCGCCGCTGCGAAGGCCTCGCTGGATGACCCTCTGGCCAGATCCGGTGGGTGGGCCGTCATCGGTGATCTGTCCGCAGGTGGAGTCCGGTGTAGTGCGCCCAGCGCCATACCCACTCCCTTTTCTCATCATGCTCCCATCATGTGGGTTCATTTAGCGTGCGGGTGAACGGAGCCGACCCCGTTCACTTCCGCGAAACACGCACCGTGAGCGCCCCAAGCCGTCCACACGAACCGCGGCGCACCCGGTGCACCCACCACACCTCTCAGGGAGACCGAAATGACCTACATCTGGGCCACCGTTCACATTGAGGACCTTCAGAAGTTCATCGCCGTGTTTTCAACCGCAGGCGCCGCCGCCCGCCGGAAGCACGGCAGCCGGAGCTGCCAGCTGTTCACGCTGCCGGAGGCGGACGGGCAGGTTCGCGTGCTGTTCAGCTGGGAGAGCAGAGCCGCATTCGAGCGCTTCCTGAACGACACTTCCACGAGGGCCACCATGCAGTCGAGCGGCACGCTGGGCCGGCCAGAGTTCCTGTTCCTCGACGCGTTGGCCGTGCTGCCTGGATAACGGAGCTGCGGTCATCGGCGTGCAGCCGTCCCCGGCGATGCAGGCACACCGTGCATCGCCGTTGCGGCGTTCGGCCACGGCGGCTCCCCACTCCATCGGGGCGGCGCTCTCCTTTCCTTCCCGCAGTTGCGGCGGGCCCGTCACGCTGGGCCCCGTGAGCGGGATCTGCCGGCGCGCATCACCGGGCGCCCCGCACGTCAGACGGCGCAAGCTCACCGGATCACTGGCCGAGGGTCCACACCTCCGCCAGGCGCTGCACGCCCGCCTGCAGCGTGGTCTCGTTGGCCGCCGCGTAACTCAGGCGCACGAACGGGCCGGGCGCCTCGGCAGGAAACCAGGCGGCGCCCGGATTGACCTGAACGCCTGCGTCCAGCGCCGCGCGGGCCAGCTGAACGTCGTCGCTTCCCTCCGGCAGTTCCAGCCAGGCGAACAGCCCGCCGCGTGGCACGCGGGTGACGCGGGCGGCCGGGAGGTGGGTGGCGAGGGCGGCGAGCAGGGCGTCACGCCGCGACCGGAGGTGCGTGCGGAGTCTGGTTTGATGCGCTTCTCGCGCGGGGCTGCTCACCCATTCCAGCGCTGTTTCCTGCATCGGGCCGGGTACGAACAGCTCATCTGCGGTTCGGAGGGCGCGCAAGCGTGCACTGACGGGTCCACGCGCGACCAGGGCCGCGACGCGCAGGCCCGGGGCGACGGACTTGGTGAGCGAGCGGATGTACAGCACGTGCCCCGCGTCGTCGTGCAGGGCGAGCGGTGGGGTGGGGGCGCCCTCCAGGGTGAGGTCGCGCGCGGCGTCATCCTCCACCAGGTAGGCCTGGTGACGGGCGAGCACCTGCAGCACCGCGGCGTGGCGTTCGCGCGCGAGTGTGGTTCCGGTGGGGTTGGCGTGCAGCGGCTGGTAAAGCACCACCCGGGCGCCGCTGGTCTCGAGGGCCGCGTGCAGCCGGTCCGGGTCGAGCCCGCCGGCGTCGGTCGGCACCGGAACGGCGCGCAGTCCCGCCGCGCGGAGCGCGGCGAGGGCGCCCAGGTGGGTGGGGGACTCGACCACCACCGCCTGGCCGCTGCGGGTCAGGGCGCGCAGCGCGGTGGACAGGGCCGCCTGACCGCCCGGCACGATCAGCACGTCGCGGGTGTGGAACCCGGGCCCGAGTTGCGCGGCGAACCAGGTGCGCAGACCCTCGTGCCCCTCGGCCGGCAGGCGATCCCACGCGCCGGGCCGCCGGGCGGCGCGGGACATGGCCCCGGCCAGCGCGGTGAGCGGCTGCAGCGTCGCGTCGAGGTAGCCGCTTCCGAGCGGCAGCACGTCCGGGCGCGGCGGGGCGAACAGCGTGCCGAAGGCGTCCAGCGTGTCGGGGCGCTCGCCGAGCACCAGCGTCTGCCACTCGAAGCGCGCGGCGCGCGGTGGGGTGGGCAGGGCGGCGATGAAGGTCCCCTGCCCGGGGCGCGTCTCGATGACGCCGCGGGTCGTGAGTTCGCGCAGGGCCTTCTGCACCGTGACCGGGCTCGCGGCGTACCGCTCTACCAGACTGCGCGTGGTGGGGAGCTGCTCACCCGGCTGCCCGTCCTGCTCGATGTGCTGGAGCAGGGCCTTGACCAGCCGACCGACCGAACCTGTATTCGCCATGGCCACCTCCTTGTGCTACTCTACTACGTGAATACCAATAGTAGCGCTACCAATCTGAAGTCCCAAGCGATATCGTCCCGCCGTGCCATGAAGACCATCGGCCTGATCGGCGGTCTCTCCTGGGAGTCGAGCCTCGTGTACTACAGGATCGTGAACGAAACGGTCCGCGACCGACTGGGCGGAACGCACTCCGCGCGCAGCGTGATGTACACCGTCGATTTCGAGCAGATCGAGCGGCACCAGCATGCCGGTGAGTGGCCCCAGGCGGCCGCGATCCTGCAGGACGCCGCCCGGCGTCTCGAACGCGCCGGAGCGGACTGCCTCATCATCTGCTCGAACACCATGCACCGGGTGGCCGACGACATCCAGGCGAGCGTCCGCATCCCACTGCTGCACATCGCCGACCCCACGGCCGAGCGCATCCGGGCGGCGGGCATGACCCGCGTGGGCCTGCTCGGCACGGCGTTCACCATGCAGCAGGCCTTCTACACGCGCCGCCTGCAGGACCGCCACGGCCTGGACGTCCTCGTGCCGGACGCCGAAGACCAGCAGACCGTTCACCGCGTGATCTACGAAGAACTCATTCAGGGCCGCGTCGAGCCCACCTCGAAAGTGCAGTACGTGCGCATCATGCAGGCACTGGCCGAGCGGGGCGCCGAGGGCATCATCCTGGGCTGCACTGAAATCATGTTGCTGGTGGGCGCCGACGACAGCCCCGTGCCGGTGTTCGACACCACCACCCTGCACGCCCGAGCGGCGGTCGACTGGGCGCTCGGCGACGCGCGGACAACGCACCATCCCGGCTGAACACCCTGCAGTGGGCGATCACGGAAGGCCGCGCGCCCGGACCAGGGGGCAGCTCCTGACGCACCGCACGGTTGTCGCCCGCGGCCCCAGGGCAGGTGGAGGCCCCGGGCTCCACTCAAGCGGCGTGCAGGAGGTCCGGACGTCCGCCGGGACGCCAGCTGCATCGCCGGTGAGGGCGGACCAGCACCCTGCGGGCTTCGCGCCGAGCACGGCGCGTTCCCGGTTGAGCAGGGGCGGGTGGTCCGCCTGACGCGCGCTCCTCCAGATGGCCGTCCGGTCGGCGGGGGCATGGCCCAGAACAGCCGCAGCGCGAGACCTCGCCCCCCGCGCCGGTCGACCGGACAGCAGCCTCGCCCTGTCCGGTCCGCGAATGGACCTCTGGCGGGTGGGGGTCTAGAGTGCCCGCATGCCGCCGACCCGCACCCATCCGCCTGAGGCGACCTCCCCTCAGGTCCAGGGGCCAGTCACGGCCGTTCAGCAGGGCAGCCGCGCCTACACCCGGGTGAGTGCCGCGTTCTTCCTGGTCGGCTTCGCGTCGTTCTCGCTGATCTACTGCGTTCAGCCGCTGCTCGGGGCATTCACGCTGGCGTTCCATGTGACGCCGGCGCAGAGCGCGCTCGCGTTGTCGCTCACGACCGGCTGCCTCGCCGCGGCGATCCTGCTGATGGGGGCCCTCGGCGAGCGCCTGAACCGGCGGAACGTGATGTTCACGGCGATGTGCGGCGCGGCGCTGCTGACGCTCGCGGCGGCCATGGCGCCGTCCTGGCCCCTGCTGCTGGGCGCGCGCGCCGCCACCGGCCTGGTGCTGGGCGGCGTGCCCGCCATCGCCATGGCTGCCCTCGCGGACGTGATCGACGCCCGCCACCTGGGGCGGGCGATGGGCATGTACGTGGGCGGCACCGCGTTCGGCGGCATGATGGGCCGCGTCAGCGTCGGGGTGCTGACGGAATTCACCAGCTGGAGCACCGCGCTGGGCGTGCTGGCGGGCGTGGCGCTGCTGGCGGCGTTCGGCTTCCGCCTGATGCTGCCGGCCATCGCCCACGCCCGGCCTGCCGCGGCGCCCGGCCTGCCGCGGCGCGCGGCCTCACGACGCACCTGCGCATCTGGTCCAGCCACCTGCGGCACGGCACGCTCGCGCGCCTGTTCGTGATCGCCTTCATCAACCTCGGGGTGTTTGTCGCGGTGTTCAACTACCTGGGGTTCCGCCTGATGGACGCGCCGCATCACCTGAGTCAGGGCCAGCTGAGCGCGCTGTTCACGGTGTACCTGTTCGGGGTGGTGCTCTCCCCGCTGGGCGGCGCGGCGGCCGACCGGTTCGGACGGGCCAGGGTGATGCTGATCGGCCTGATCACGTCCGCTCTGGGCGTGACGCTGACGCTGAGCATGCCGCTGCCGGGCGTGGTGCTCGGCGTCGCGCTGTTGACCTGCGGGTTCTTCGTGACGCACGCGGTGGCGAGCGGCTGGGTGGGGCTCGCCGCGCCGGACCACCGGGGACACGCGTCCGCGCTCTACCTGCTGGCGTACTACCTGGGCTCCAGCGTGGTCGGCCTCGCCGGCGGGTGGTTCTGGACGGCCGGCGGGTGGACGTGGGTGGCCGCGTTCACGGCGGCGCTGCTGCTGCTGGCCCTGGGGGTCGCCCGGAGCCTGCCGAGCACCGCATGAACCGAAGCGCTGCTCGGAGGGAGAGCGTGGCCCTGCAGGACGCCCGCGGCGGACCAGGGTGAGGGCCCACACGCCACCAGGGCACCCCGTCCCGCCGCAGGGTTCCGGACGCTGCAGCGGCGCGTCCTGGGGACGGCAGCGGGGTGCCCAGCCGCTCGTGACCCGCTGACCTCAGCCGGGTGAGCGTTTCCATTCAACGAACGCCACACACAGGGCCGCTTCCAGCATCATTTGAAGCGCCGTCAAGCGGAAAAAGACGACGGCGGTCAAGTCCACGTCCACCAGGACCGGGCTGATGATCTGGTCGGCGGGATGCCGTGCACTCGCGCCAGGCGCCTGAGCCAGGGCCAGGATCTCGGACGTGATCACCCACCCGAGCAGCAGCAGACCCGCCACCACCAGATACCGTGCGCCGCCCTGGCGGAGGGTGTGCCGCAGTTCCTTCGCTTCCGGGTCGTGCACCGCCCGGTCACAGCTGAAGGACATAGAGGCTAGGGCCACCGTCAACCCCCACCTGATCAGGTCGGTCGTCGCCTCCGAAGTGCCGCGCTGACCAGGACCCGCGAGGACGGCAGAGGCGAGCTACACCGCAAGCGCCGCCGCGATCCGAATGGACCGGGGGTGACGAACGCCATGCCACGACCGTACGGCCCAGGAAGGTGCCTGTGGGTGGCCCGCATCTCATGGTCGACCGGCGCAGGCTTAAGCGGCAACAGGGTCGTCCGCGCGTCCGGCACGGCGGGCATGTGCAACAGCCGGGCAGCGCCCATCTCCGCGCGTCATGCTGGGCGGGAGGCTCAGGTGGTGCGCCTTGAACGGCGCGGCCTGGACCCCCGACGCTGTGGTGTCGTCACCTTCCTGTGTGGTTTCTGGGAGCGCTTTGTCCCGGCGACTCGTCTGGGTGCCGTGGCCCGCCGGCCTGGCCTCAGGGTCCCCCGTCCGGTCCGTCGCCGTGCCGTACCCGCACGGCGGGGCCGGGCGTGCCTGCGGCGGGGCGGGTGCATCAGCAGGGGCCACAGCAGGCTGTGCACAGCGCACAGCGACAGCAGCCTTGTCAGCAGCACGGCGGTGCTGGCCTCCGCGAGCGGCCCACCGCCACGCGCCGCCTGCCCCAGGCGGCGCACCCCCACGCACACGCCCGCCGCCACGTACAGCAGCGCCAGCCCAATCACGGCACCGGACAGGGTCGGCAGGGTCGGGAACAGCAGCGTGGGCGTCGGGATCACCTCCGGGGAACACCTTCAGCGTACATGCCGTCTGCGCGTCCCCCCCGCCGGGCCCCACCACTCCGTGAAGCGACGCGCCGGCGGACGGCTCGCGGGACAGGTTCACGGTACGGCCCTGGTCTCCCGGCGGGGACTCTGCCCCCTCAAGACGCCGGCAGGCATGACCCACGCCCCGAACATCACGGCGAGCTTGTCGTCCCGCGGCACGACCTGACGGGAGCGGTTCAGGCGCCTATGAGGCGCTCGACCCTGTGCCGCCCGCGGTTCACCAGCCGTCAAACGACGTCGTTCGTCCGAGGTCCGAACGTCGGGGCCGCACCGCCATGCGCTGCCGTAGACGGCGCGCACCCGGGTCGCTCAATCCTCTGTCACCGACCGGCACGGCGGGACGAGCACGCGGGCGGGCGTGCCGCTCCCGCTTGACTCGACCGAGGTCAAGCAGGGCTTCCAGGTCCGCCGCTTCGTGCCACCCACCGCCAGACAGAACGAGTGCGATCGGCCTGCCGTTCCCTGCTGTTCGGCCGTGTCGCTGAGTGCGGAATCCACCACGGGAGCAGCCGAGTGCCTGACCGTTCCGCCCACCAAGTGCACCGGGGTCAGCGCAGATGACGGTACCGTCAACGAAGGACGTCTGCGCCCATCCAGCAGACCCTGCGGCTCAGCATCGCGGCGCAGGTGGTGCAGGGGACGCGGCCAGAGGCCCAGACGTGTCCAGCGTTGGAAACGCACGCAGACGCTGTGCCACGTGCCGTCCTGTTCAGGGAGGTCTCGCCCGGGGGCGCCGGAACCGAGCATCCAGAGCATGCCGTTCCGTATCCGTCGGTGGTCCTGTGGACGGCGATGACGGAAGGGGCGTTGAAGCGGGAGGCGTGGGGTGAGGCTGGCCCACGGGTCATCGGCCAGTTTGGATCGGCGCGGCCCTGCAGGCGACCGCCGCGCGAGGGTCACCTCGTCACGCCTCGTCCACCTCCTCGCGGCCCGAACGGTAGGGGGCGACGGCCGAGCGCGCTTCGAGGCGGAAGGTGCCCGGCGGTGTGCCGTAGCGCTGCTTGAACAGCCGGTAGAAGTGCGACAGGTTCTCGAAGCCGCACAGGGCCGCGACCTCGATCACCTCGGCGGGCGTGGTCATCAGCAGGTCCGCCGCCCGCGTGAGCCGCCGCCCGTTCACCAGCTGCGTGGGGGTCACGCCGTGCACGTCCCGCACGACCCGCGCCAGATGCGTGGCGCTCACCCCGGCGTGCGCAAGCAGGCGCGGCACCCCGGCGCGCAGGTGCTCCGGGTCGCGCAGCAGCGCCAGCGCGGGCGCCAGCCACGGTGGCCCAACCGCCGCGCTCGGAGGCGGTGCTGGGCACAGCAGCGGCAGCACCGCCCCGAGGAACCGGCACAGCGCGAGCCGGTCCGGCGACTGCCCATACGCCCGCAGCGCCAGACGAAAGGCCTCCACGCACTCGCCACGCCGCTCCGCGGCCACGGTCACAGTCGGTGGAAGGGCCGTGGCCGACCACTCCTGCAGCGTCCCCTGCAGTCCGGTCCAGGCGGCAATCTCCCGCCACGCACGGTCGGGAACCGCCACATTCACGAACTGAAGGTGACCGTCCGGCCGCGTCTCGATGCGGTGCTGATCCTCCGGACGCACCAGCACCAGGCTGCCCGGGCCCAGCGGGAGGTCCTCGCCGCCCACCAGGTGGCGGCCCTGGCCCTCACGGACCACGAAGAGTTCCCAGAAGTCATGCCGGTGCGCCGTCACCCCCTGGCCTCCGCGGACCTGGACGACCGCCGCATGAAAGGCCCGTCCGGGCGCGACCCGTTCGAACCGAAGTTGGGGCGCGGTCATGTTGACACAGCATAAACCACGTCCGTCGCTCGCAAGACGGGCCCCTGCGCCCACGCCTACGCTTGAGGCTGGGAGGTCAGGCGATGACGAAGGAAGCGAACGCGACAGGTCGACTGACGCGAGAGGACATCCAGCAGTACGCGTGCGACGGCTACACCCTCTTTCGCCAGCCGGTGTTCGCGCCACAGCGGTTCGAGCGGTTGAAGGCCATCTTCGAGGAGAACCTGGCCGAGTACGGCGCGGCGAACCTCGATATGCCCCACACCCGGGACGAACGTCTGCTCGAGTTCCTGCTCGCGCCGGAGGTGCTCGACCTGGTCGAACCGCTGACCGGACCGAACATCGGGCTGTGGGCCAGCCACTTCATCTCCAAGGAGCCGCGCACCGGGAAGGCGACGCCCTGGCACGAGGACAGCGCGTACTGGATGGGCCGCATTTCGGACATGGCGGGCATCTGCACCGTCTGGCTGGCGCTGGACCCGGTGTTCCCGGAGAACGGCTCGATGGGCGTGATGCCCGGCACCCACACGAACGGGTTTTCCGAGTACGAAAAGGAGGGCGCCGAGGCGCACTTCGCGGGCTTCGAACGGCGGATCAGGCCCGAAGCTATCGACGAAACGAAGGCGGTGTTCTTCACGCTGGAGCCCAACCAGGCGAGCCTACACGAGGCCCGCATCGTGCACGGCGCGCGGGCGAACACCTCCAACGTCCGCCGCGCGGGCTACACCATGCGGTATTTCCCCACCACGGCCCGGATCATCCCGGAGAAGAACCCCGGGCACCGATTGTGGCTGGCCCGCGGCGTGGACCTGGCGGGGAACACCTACCAGAACGCCCGAAGGGCCGTGAGGCCGGACCCCGACTGAGGCTGCACCGCCGAACCGGGCCCGGTCCGGTTGGGTCGGGCGGCCGTCTGGCGGCCGGACTTTACCCTGCTGTGGATGCTTGCCCTGGCGCCACGGGCGCCCCGCGGCCGCGACGCCCCCTGGGGCACCGGAACCGACCGGTGCCCGCATCGGTGCACGCCCCACGGGTGGACGCGACCGGGCACTCCATCTGGCCTGCCGTGCCGGAGCGACCAACGATTCGTGCCTTCCCGACGTGGGCACGGCCGCGCCGATCAGGGCCGGCGAGCCGCGTTTGCGTGACATCTTCGACCGGATGGACCGGAACGGGTGGGGGCGGCCACGCCCGCGGTGAACGTCTCCCGCACCGCCGGCACGGGGCCCTGGCTGGTCACGATGAGGGTGGGTACCTGTGCCTCTGACCGCTGCTGAGGGCACCGTCGCGGTTCTGGCTGTGCTGTGGGCGGCCAGGGTGTGGGCGTCCTCCTGTGGGCTCTGCAGACCGAGCGTGCGGTGAGCGGCTCGGTCATCCGTGTGGAGCCCGGTGCCCGGAAGATGCCCGCACCGCAGCAGTCGACCTTGGGAAGGAGATCGCTGCCGCTCCCGAGGACATGAGCCGCCGGTTCAGCTCAGGTTCAGCTCAGGCCCTGCAGCGGAGACCCCCAGCGTGGGCTGACGAACTGCCGCCTCCGGCTGCTGGTTCTCATGTTGTTGCACGCCTCCCTGTCCGTCTCAGGCGTCTTTTTACCGCTATCTCATGGTTTTTCGGCACACGGATCAGAGGAATCTCACGCTCTTCATTTCGGCATAGGTTTTTATGTCCCCCGAAGGAAACGTTTAGTTTTACTTTACCCAGTTTTCCTTCAACGGTTCACCGAATCGTCCCGAACCGCACCAGAACCGTTGTCCTTCTGCTCTTCCCGATCAACTCCCGGTTCACCGGTCAGACCACTGCGCTGGCCCCACACACCGCACCCTGAACCCACCACTTCCCTCCGCCGTAAGCGCTCTTGTCCCCGCATCGTCTCCGCGCTTCCGCTCCAGCACCCGGACCCAGGCTTCCGCCTGGTCGGTGCCTCATGCCGCGCGCACGGCGCAGACCCACAGGAGATTCCATGACCACCGCTTCTTTCGCTGCCTTTTCTCTGCTGAAACGTCCCGCTGTTCTGGGCCTGGTTACCGCGTTGACCGCCACGCTGGCCGCGTGCGGCAGCACCCCGGCGCCCGCCGGTGCCGCCCGCACCTTCGAGAACGACGGACAGGGTGCGCCCTGGACCGCCGCACCCAGCCAGACCATCCGGGCGCTGTCCATCACGGACGGCGACAACACGCTGAGCAGCCAGACCTGGACCGCCGCCACCAACGGCTGGGGGCCCATCGAGAAGAACAAGAGCAACGCCGGCAGCACGGCGGGCGACGGCCAGACCCTGGCGCTGAACGGCAAGACCTACACCACCGGCTTCGGCACGCACGCCAACAGCTCGATGACCTTCAGCACCGGCGGGAAGTGCGCGACCTTCACCTCGGACATCGGTCTGGACGACGAGGTGGGCAGCCAGGGCAGCGTGGTGTTCCAGGTATACGCCGACGGCGCCAAGCTCTATGACAGCGGCACCATGACCGGCAGCAGCGCCACCAAGAGCGTCAACGTGAACATCAGCGGCAAGCAGGAACTGAAGCTGGTCGTCACCGACGCCGGCGACGGCAACAACTACGACCACG
This window encodes:
- a CDS encoding transposase; translated protein: MTLARRSPAGPRRSKLADDPWASLTPRLPLQRPFRHRRPQDHRRIRNGMLWMLGSGAPGRDLPEQDGTWHSVCVRFQRWTRLGLWPRPLHHLRRDAEPQGLLDGRRRPSLTVPSSALTPVHLVGGTVRHSAAPVVDSALSDTAEQQGTAGRSHSFCLAVGGTKRRTWKPCLTSVESSGSGTPARVLVPPCRSVTED
- a CDS encoding helix-turn-helix transcriptional regulator — encoded protein: MTAPQLRFERVAPGRAFHAAVVQVRGGQGVTAHRHDFWELFVVREGQGRHLVGGEDLPLGPGSLVLVRPEDQHRIETRPDGHLQFVNVAVPDRAWREIAAWTGLQGTLQEWSATALPPTVTVAAERRGECVEAFRLALRAYGQSPDRLALCRFLGAVLPLLCPAPPPSAAVGPPWLAPALALLRDPEHLRAGVPRLLAHAGVSATHLARVVRDVHGVTPTQLVNGRRLTRAADLLMTTPAEVIEVAALCGFENLSHFYRLFKQRYGTPPGTFRLEARSAVAPYRSGREEVDEA
- a CDS encoding phytanoyl-CoA dioxygenase family protein, producing the protein MTKEANATGRLTREDIQQYACDGYTLFRQPVFAPQRFERLKAIFEENLAEYGAANLDMPHTRDERLLEFLLAPEVLDLVEPLTGPNIGLWASHFISKEPRTGKATPWHEDSAYWMGRISDMAGICTVWLALDPVFPENGSMGVMPGTHTNGFSEYEKEGAEAHFAGFERRIRPEAIDETKAVFFTLEPNQASLHEARIVHGARANTSNVRRAGYTMRYFPTTARIIPEKNPGHRLWLARGVDLAGNTYQNARRAVRPDPD